The following coding sequences are from one Natrarchaeobaculum sulfurireducens window:
- a CDS encoding bacterio-opsin activator domain-containing protein, with protein MGEQRDPGERDSRGRASTEEHSRSSADTDPIDGSREGTTSCQSPPPGVLERIDDPVYALDAAYRLTYANDAARELFGLEAVATEGGDRVGECDRSSTDRFVDSPFDAAHERALERGRSETVEEFYEPTSSWLEAIVYPSTTGVTVHVRDVSERVGPERTLERQRERLAALDHVHTVVREINTAIVDGSSREELERVTCRTLADSPSYEFAFVAEASATRDTILNRVEAGVEGYVDAIPLSASEDEPAGRGPAGRAIRTQTVQVSTDVCSDPEFEPWHDDAREHGYRSAAAIPIVYDGSLYGILGVTSARVNAFTNEERDVLAQLGETLGHAIAALERRRVLLGESVLEIELVIDDATAVFDGPAMEGQSVLFDRVVRLSDAEFLEYGTTDRETYPSVEELVDCVPHWKDVTALDESGGRVTFELQISSPPMFSVVDAHDGYVDAAALHDGDYTTTLHLPPGTDVRTVLEEIREVYPSVRTLARRQRSFGRASIGRLSERLMEKLTPRQQTALETAYAAGYFEWPRTSSGEDVAETLDVTSATFHEHLRAAQRKLLESVLDETDELEA; from the coding sequence ATGGGAGAGCAACGGGATCCGGGCGAACGCGATTCCCGTGGGCGTGCTTCGACCGAAGAACACAGCCGTTCGAGCGCCGACACCGACCCGATCGATGGGAGCCGAGAGGGAACGACGTCGTGTCAGTCGCCACCACCGGGCGTGCTCGAGCGGATCGACGATCCCGTTTACGCGCTCGATGCGGCCTATCGGCTGACGTATGCGAACGACGCCGCTCGCGAGCTGTTCGGGCTCGAAGCCGTGGCAACCGAAGGCGGAGACAGGGTCGGTGAGTGCGATCGGTCATCGACCGACCGGTTCGTCGATTCACCGTTCGACGCGGCCCACGAGCGCGCGCTCGAGCGGGGACGCTCCGAGACCGTCGAGGAGTTCTACGAGCCGACGAGTTCGTGGCTCGAAGCGATCGTCTACCCCTCGACGACGGGTGTAACCGTCCACGTGCGTGATGTGAGCGAGCGAGTCGGACCCGAGCGGACGCTCGAGCGCCAGCGCGAACGGCTCGCCGCTCTCGACCACGTCCACACCGTGGTGCGCGAGATCAATACCGCGATCGTCGACGGCTCGAGCCGGGAGGAACTCGAACGAGTCACGTGCCGGACACTCGCCGACTCGCCGTCCTACGAGTTCGCGTTCGTCGCCGAGGCAAGCGCCACGAGGGATACGATCTTGAATCGGGTCGAGGCAGGCGTCGAGGGCTACGTCGATGCGATCCCGCTCTCAGCAAGCGAGGACGAGCCAGCGGGCCGGGGTCCAGCCGGTCGGGCCATCCGGACCCAGACGGTTCAGGTCTCGACAGACGTCTGCAGCGACCCCGAGTTCGAGCCGTGGCACGATGACGCCCGCGAACACGGCTATCGCTCCGCGGCCGCGATCCCGATCGTCTACGACGGCTCGCTCTACGGCATTCTCGGCGTGACGAGCGCCCGAGTGAACGCGTTCACGAACGAAGAACGAGACGTTCTGGCGCAACTCGGCGAGACGCTCGGCCACGCCATCGCCGCTCTCGAGCGACGGCGCGTGTTGCTCGGCGAGTCGGTACTCGAGATCGAACTCGTCATTGACGACGCGACGGCGGTGTTCGACGGACCGGCGATGGAGGGCCAGTCCGTCCTGTTCGACCGCGTCGTCCGTCTCAGCGACGCGGAGTTCCTCGAGTACGGCACGACCGATCGGGAGACGTACCCGAGCGTCGAGGAACTCGTCGACTGCGTCCCCCACTGGAAGGACGTAACCGCCCTCGACGAATCGGGTGGCCGCGTCACGTTCGAGTTACAGATCAGCTCGCCGCCGATGTTCTCCGTTGTCGACGCCCACGACGGCTACGTCGACGCCGCAGCCCTCCACGACGGCGATTATACGACGACGCTCCACCTGCCACCAGGAACGGACGTCAGGACAGTTCTCGAAGAGATCAGGGAGGTCTATCCATCGGTGCGAACGCTGGCCCGGCGGCAGCGAAGTTTCGGACGCGCCTCTATCGGCCGTCTTTCGGAACGACTGATGGAGAAACTAACGCCACGACAACAGACCGCGCTCGAAACCGCGTACGCGGCGGGCTACTTCGAGTGGCCTCGAACGAGTTCCGGCGAGGACGTCGCAGAAACGCTCGACGTTACGTCCGCCACCTTCCACGAACACCTCCGAGCCGCCCAACGCAAACTCCTCGAGTCGGTACTCGACGAGACGGACGAACTCGAGGCGTGA
- a CDS encoding HFX_2341 family transcriptional regulator, whose translation MQTHIVPVGFDYDRLIAPLVRDQVDVDRVILLEGAVGSEANVEYSRNLSRKLETDFRNLLGAETDRFVLEDVYDYDEAFEQAFELITAELDDGNEVWVNVAAMPRTVSFAFATAAHSLMVERQDDREAIHTYYTAPEKYLETELAEELREGIDLLEALIDGWDATEPVETVVGRERIDDRLESVRELLAEFDERGTTIGAKEIDGGHIVELPVASFSNVKPFEELILYKLGEDGEFDSVSELAESLARELNEEYTDSFRSKVIYTVDRLGPGGKGYIEREEHGKSYRTRLSRIGELWVRAHSDSGLGH comes from the coding sequence ATGCAGACTCACATCGTCCCGGTCGGTTTCGACTACGACCGACTGATCGCGCCGCTGGTCCGCGATCAGGTCGACGTCGACCGCGTGATTCTCCTCGAGGGGGCCGTCGGGAGCGAGGCGAACGTCGAGTACTCCCGGAACCTCTCGCGAAAACTCGAGACGGACTTTCGGAACCTGCTAGGTGCCGAAACCGACCGGTTCGTCCTCGAAGATGTCTACGACTACGACGAGGCGTTCGAGCAGGCATTCGAACTCATCACGGCCGAACTCGACGACGGAAACGAGGTCTGGGTCAACGTCGCCGCGATGCCCCGAACGGTCAGTTTCGCGTTCGCGACGGCCGCCCACTCGCTGATGGTCGAACGCCAGGACGACCGCGAAGCCATCCACACCTACTACACCGCCCCGGAGAAGTACCTGGAGACCGAACTCGCCGAGGAGCTACGCGAGGGGATCGACCTGCTCGAGGCGTTGATCGACGGGTGGGACGCAACCGAGCCCGTCGAGACGGTCGTAGGCCGCGAGCGGATCGACGACCGACTCGAGAGCGTCCGGGAGTTGCTTGCGGAGTTCGACGAACGTGGAACAACGATCGGCGCGAAAGAGATCGATGGCGGCCACATCGTCGAACTCCCCGTCGCCTCCTTTTCGAACGTCAAACCGTTCGAAGAACTCATCCTCTACAAACTCGGCGAGGACGGCGAGTTCGATTCCGTCTCCGAACTGGCCGAATCGCTCGCCCGAGAGCTAAACGAGGAGTACACCGATAGCTTCCGTTCGAAGGTCATCTACACCGTCGACCGACTGGGACCCGGCGGCAAAGGCTACATCGAACGCGAAGAACACGGCAAGTCCTATCGAACCCGTCTCTCCCGAATCGGCGAACTGTGGGTCAGAGCGCATTCGGACAGCGGCCTCGGCCACTGA
- a CDS encoding efflux RND transporter permease subunit: MDGNLADRYAGALVAHSKLVVVVLLVLTAVVGAGAVVNETEDAGIGEFETDSEAQAALEYVEATYETDDAVVSQLVVREEGGNVLTRESLLESLAFQQDVYANESVNATIDDDGFVGLENVVATAAFSQGEVDALSERGEELGEREAELEARTEALEDGLDEVRDLQREYEELAATTDEDTPESEAAVADLEDDSGVDTAAAELEADVDAVVAETADAAELDGEGTDEYEAAVTEVRELEAASFGIEQATDDPEAVPEYEDLQDALEGVYAAGTAGVLAEEFEELGEAFEDLEAQQEAFEETIEAGPSLDDQIEALEDMDEAAFEDLLADVLDDGTDENATDADVWAGPSDGDDAAEFLSAEYDPGETEAEARITFLFQVDDSGEDDEPEAAYDAQLEVESLFEERFDDGFVFGQGITDAASASAVGDSFAIITPVALVFVLGILAITYRDVVDVLLGLAGIGVVMAWLAGLLGWLEIPTSQLLIAVPFLLIGLSIDYALHVVMRYREARAGTLDVSGDDAAAARASADGGDPADADRAVVRGVRTGMALGIGGVVLALAAATFSTGIGFLSNVVSPLPAIQDFALLSAGGILATFVAFGIFVPALKVEVDGVLENRFGRDRAKPPFGVTPGPINRALGGGVALARRAPLAVVAVALLLAIGGAYGATGIDTEFNEADFLPEDAPEWAQSLPGPLAPDTYTISDDAEYLADNFQDPDSQAEILIRGDVTDPTTLSAIEDARGDDAVTATEGTIDTRSDGTAAVDGPLTVLEDVAADNETVADGIDARDTTGDGVPDEDLEGLYDLLFEVDEDAAAAVLERTDEGAYESARLVVSVRGDAAAQSVADDVRELAGQLERGTATDGDEAAVSAVATGGPVTTAVVQDALLETLVQAFAVTLVVIAGFLTVLYWVRHRALTLGLVTLAPVVAALAWLLGAMALLDVPFNSETAVITSLAIGLGVDYSIHLGERFVVERERQDGITAALESTITGTGGALLGSAATTAAGFGVLALALAPPLQRFGLVTGLSIIFAFVACLTVLPSLLVLRERVLDRLE, translated from the coding sequence ATGGACGGTAACCTCGCCGACAGATACGCCGGTGCGCTGGTCGCCCACAGCAAGCTCGTCGTCGTCGTGCTGTTGGTGCTCACGGCCGTCGTCGGTGCGGGTGCCGTCGTCAACGAGACCGAAGACGCCGGCATCGGCGAATTCGAAACCGACTCCGAAGCGCAGGCCGCCCTCGAGTACGTCGAGGCGACCTACGAGACGGACGATGCCGTCGTCAGTCAACTCGTCGTCCGCGAGGAGGGCGGTAACGTCCTCACCAGGGAGTCGCTGCTCGAGAGTCTCGCCTTCCAGCAGGACGTCTATGCGAACGAGTCGGTGAACGCCACCATCGACGACGACGGCTTCGTCGGCCTCGAGAACGTCGTCGCCACTGCCGCGTTTTCCCAGGGGGAAGTCGACGCGCTCTCCGAGCGCGGCGAGGAACTCGGCGAGCGTGAGGCCGAACTCGAGGCCAGAACCGAGGCGCTCGAGGACGGTCTCGACGAGGTCCGTGACCTCCAACGCGAGTACGAGGAGCTGGCAGCGACGACCGACGAGGACACTCCCGAGAGCGAGGCGGCGGTGGCTGACCTCGAGGACGATTCCGGGGTCGACACGGCTGCGGCCGAACTCGAGGCCGACGTCGACGCGGTCGTCGCGGAGACGGCCGACGCGGCCGAGCTCGACGGCGAAGGGACCGACGAGTATGAAGCCGCCGTGACGGAAGTTCGCGAACTCGAGGCCGCCAGCTTCGGAATCGAGCAAGCCACCGACGACCCCGAGGCGGTCCCGGAGTACGAGGACCTCCAGGACGCACTCGAGGGCGTTTACGCGGCGGGCACCGCGGGCGTTCTCGCCGAGGAGTTCGAGGAACTTGGCGAAGCGTTCGAGGACCTCGAGGCACAACAGGAGGCCTTCGAGGAGACGATCGAGGCTGGCCCGTCGCTCGACGACCAGATCGAGGCGCTCGAGGACATGGACGAGGCGGCGTTCGAGGACCTGCTCGCGGACGTCCTCGACGACGGAACCGACGAGAACGCGACCGACGCGGATGTTTGGGCCGGCCCGTCGGACGGCGACGACGCGGCCGAATTTCTGTCGGCGGAGTACGACCCGGGCGAGACCGAGGCCGAGGCCCGGATCACCTTCCTCTTTCAGGTCGACGATAGCGGCGAGGACGACGAGCCGGAGGCGGCTTACGACGCCCAGCTCGAGGTCGAGTCGCTGTTCGAGGAACGGTTCGACGACGGCTTCGTCTTCGGGCAGGGAATCACCGACGCGGCGTCGGCGAGCGCCGTCGGCGACAGCTTCGCGATTATCACGCCCGTCGCGCTCGTGTTCGTCCTCGGCATCCTCGCGATCACCTACCGGGACGTCGTCGACGTCCTGCTCGGACTGGCCGGGATCGGCGTCGTGATGGCCTGGCTCGCCGGCCTCCTGGGCTGGCTCGAGATCCCGACGAGTCAGCTGTTGATCGCCGTCCCCTTCCTCCTGATCGGGCTCTCGATCGACTACGCTCTCCACGTCGTCATGCGCTATCGGGAGGCCAGAGCCGGGACGCTCGACGTCTCGGGCGACGACGCGGCAGCCGCTCGAGCCAGCGCGGACGGGGGCGACCCCGCGGACGCCGACCGCGCGGTCGTCCGGGGGGTTCGAACCGGGATGGCCCTGGGCATCGGCGGCGTCGTGCTGGCGCTCGCCGCGGCCACCTTCTCGACGGGGATCGGCTTCCTCTCGAACGTCGTCAGCCCGTTGCCGGCGATCCAGGACTTCGCGCTCCTCAGCGCGGGCGGCATCCTCGCGACGTTCGTCGCCTTCGGGATCTTCGTCCCGGCGCTCAAGGTCGAAGTCGACGGCGTCCTCGAGAACCGCTTCGGTCGAGACCGGGCGAAGCCGCCGTTCGGCGTAACCCCGGGGCCGATCAACCGCGCTCTCGGGGGCGGCGTCGCGCTGGCCCGTCGTGCGCCGCTCGCGGTCGTCGCCGTCGCCCTCCTGCTCGCGATCGGCGGTGCCTATGGCGCGACCGGCATCGACACCGAGTTCAACGAGGCCGATTTCCTGCCCGAGGACGCCCCCGAGTGGGCGCAGTCGCTGCCCGGCCCGCTTGCGCCCGACACCTACACCATCAGCGACGACGCCGAGTATCTCGCGGACAACTTCCAGGACCCCGATTCGCAAGCCGAGATTCTGATACGCGGGGACGTGACCGATCCGACCACGCTCTCTGCGATCGAGGACGCTCGAGGCGACGACGCCGTGACGGCAACGGAAGGCACGATCGACACCCGTTCCGACGGGACGGCCGCCGTCGACGGGCCGCTGACCGTCCTCGAGGACGTCGCCGCCGACAACGAGACGGTCGCCGACGGCATCGATGCCCGCGATACGACCGGCGACGGCGTCCCCGACGAGGATCTCGAGGGGCTGTACGACCTGCTGTTCGAGGTCGACGAGGATGCGGCCGCAGCCGTCCTCGAACGCACGGACGAGGGGGCGTACGAGTCCGCCCGACTCGTCGTCAGCGTCCGGGGCGATGCCGCCGCTCAGTCGGTCGCCGACGACGTCCGCGAACTCGCCGGCCAGCTCGAGCGCGGGACGGCGACTGACGGCGACGAGGCGGCGGTGTCGGCCGTCGCAACCGGTGGTCCCGTCACGACTGCCGTCGTCCAGGACGCCTTACTCGAGACGCTGGTTCAGGCGTTCGCGGTGACGCTCGTCGTGATCGCGGGCTTTCTCACGGTGCTTTACTGGGTTCGACACCGTGCGCTCACGCTCGGGCTCGTGACGCTCGCGCCCGTCGTGGCTGCGCTGGCCTGGCTGCTCGGGGCGATGGCGCTGCTCGACGTGCCGTTCAATAGCGAAACGGCCGTCATCACGAGCCTCGCGATCGGGCTGGGCGTCGACTACAGTATCCACCTCGGCGAGCGGTTCGTGGTCGAGCGGGAACGACAGGACGGGATCACGGCCGCCCTCGAGTCGACCATCACGGGGACCGGTGGGGCCTTACTCGGAAGTGCCGCGACGACGGCGGCCGGCTTCGGCGTGCTTGCTCTCGCGCTTGCCCCACCGCTGCAGCGATTCGGGCTGGTGACCGGCCTGAGCATCATCTTCGCGTTCGTCGCCTGTCTGACGGTCCTGCCTAGCCTGCTCGTCCTCCGAGAACGGGTCCTCGATCGCCTCGAGTGA
- a CDS encoding valine--tRNA ligase — protein sequence MSLTEFHRATASISNGLPITATRPTDVPTTPLPGGESMSTDADQKRDEAGLEGGYDPDEVESRWQEAWVDEEIYAYESDPERDPNTVYAIDTPPPTVSGSLHMGHLYGHTLQDFAARFQRMANGDVLFPFGYDDNGIASERLTEKELDIRHQEYERREFQELCREVCSEYEAEFTEKMQDLGTSIDWNSTYKTIEPRVQRISQLSFIDLYENGREYRKKAPAIWCPECETAISQVEMEDDERGSHFNDIAFELVGDDAPREEFVISTTRPELIPACVSVFVHPDDEDNQDLVGETARIPIFEHEVPIIEDERVDMEKGTGVVMCCTFGDQNDIEWYQAHDLPLRVAIDESATMTDLAGPYEGQSTEEAREAIVEDLDDEGYLRDRWEITHAVGVHERCDTPVEYRVSKQWYVEVLDHKEEYLEAGREMEWYPEKMFTRYRHWIEGLEWDWLISRQRDSGIPFPVWYCRDCDHEVLARKADLPVDPLSDDPPVDTCPECGSDEFVPEEDVFDTWATSSLTPLINAGWDWDEDDGFTMDKPELYPFDLRPQGHDIISFWLFHTVIKCYEHTGEVPFDATMINGHVLDENREKMSKSRGNVVAPDQVLADYPVDAVRFWAASAAVGDDFPYQEKDLRAGEKLLRKLWNASKLVDTLAPAVPEEPDDLEPIDRWLLAELDATVAELTDQLEDYEFAKARDRLRTFFWNTFCDDYLEIAKTREDSPSTQYTLRTAHRTFLELWAPFLPHITEEIWQAVYATDGALDHSSIHTREWPTPQGYEADLEAGETAIEVISALRRYKSEQQLPLNADLEAVSVFGPVDGFEDAIQNVMHVQELTVLEDEPEIETAVASIDLEYATLGPKFGAKVGEIDAGIDSGEYEIDDEASVLRVAGEELEDELFDVELERTYSGDGEMIETESAVVILKDD from the coding sequence TTGTCACTGACCGAATTTCACCGAGCAACGGCCAGTATCAGCAATGGATTACCGATCACCGCGACACGACCGACCGACGTACCGACGACGCCCCTGCCGGGCGGTGAGAGCATGAGCACGGACGCCGACCAGAAACGCGACGAGGCGGGCCTCGAGGGCGGCTACGACCCCGACGAGGTCGAGTCGCGCTGGCAGGAGGCGTGGGTCGACGAAGAGATCTACGCCTACGAGAGCGATCCAGAACGCGATCCGAACACCGTTTACGCGATCGACACGCCGCCACCGACGGTCTCGGGGAGCCTGCACATGGGTCACCTCTACGGCCACACGCTCCAGGACTTCGCCGCGCGCTTCCAGCGGATGGCAAACGGCGACGTCCTCTTTCCCTTTGGCTACGACGACAACGGAATCGCCTCCGAGCGACTGACCGAGAAAGAACTGGACATCCGCCATCAAGAGTACGAACGCCGGGAGTTCCAGGAACTGTGCCGGGAGGTCTGTTCGGAGTACGAAGCCGAGTTCACCGAGAAGATGCAGGATCTCGGCACCTCGATCGACTGGAACTCGACGTACAAGACGATCGAACCACGCGTTCAACGCATCTCACAGCTCTCCTTTATCGATCTCTACGAGAACGGCCGCGAGTACCGCAAGAAGGCACCGGCGATCTGGTGTCCGGAATGTGAAACCGCCATCTCACAGGTCGAGATGGAAGACGACGAGCGCGGATCGCACTTCAACGACATCGCGTTCGAACTCGTCGGAGACGACGCCCCACGCGAGGAGTTCGTCATCTCGACGACCCGTCCCGAACTCATCCCGGCCTGTGTCTCCGTCTTCGTCCACCCCGACGACGAGGACAATCAGGACCTCGTCGGCGAGACCGCCCGCATCCCGATCTTCGAACACGAGGTGCCGATCATCGAAGACGAGCGCGTCGACATGGAGAAAGGGACCGGGGTCGTCATGTGCTGTACCTTCGGCGACCAGAACGACATCGAGTGGTACCAGGCCCACGACCTGCCGCTGCGCGTCGCCATCGACGAGTCCGCGACGATGACCGACCTCGCTGGCCCGTACGAGGGGCAGTCTACCGAAGAGGCCCGCGAAGCGATCGTCGAAGACCTAGACGACGAAGGATACCTTCGAGATCGCTGGGAAATCACCCACGCCGTCGGCGTCCACGAACGCTGTGACACCCCCGTCGAGTACCGCGTCTCCAAACAGTGGTACGTCGAGGTCTTAGACCACAAGGAGGAGTATCTCGAGGCCGGCCGCGAGATGGAGTGGTACCCCGAGAAGATGTTTACGCGCTACAGACACTGGATCGAAGGCCTCGAGTGGGACTGGCTGATCTCGCGTCAGCGCGACTCGGGCATTCCGTTCCCGGTGTGGTACTGTCGCGACTGTGATCACGAGGTTCTCGCCCGAAAGGCGGATCTGCCGGTCGACCCCCTGAGCGACGACCCACCCGTGGACACCTGCCCCGAGTGTGGCAGCGACGAGTTCGTCCCCGAAGAGGACGTCTTCGACACCTGGGCGACCTCCTCGCTCACCCCGCTGATCAACGCCGGCTGGGACTGGGACGAAGACGATGGGTTCACGATGGACAAGCCGGAACTCTACCCCTTCGATCTCCGGCCGCAGGGCCACGACATCATCTCGTTCTGGCTGTTCCACACCGTCATCAAGTGTTACGAGCACACCGGCGAGGTGCCGTTCGATGCGACGATGATCAACGGCCACGTCTTAGACGAGAACAGAGAGAAGATGTCCAAATCGCGTGGCAACGTCGTCGCCCCCGATCAAGTGCTTGCCGACTACCCCGTCGATGCCGTCCGTTTCTGGGCCGCCAGTGCGGCCGTCGGCGACGACTTCCCGTACCAGGAAAAGGACCTCCGGGCGGGCGAAAAGCTGCTTCGCAAGCTCTGGAACGCCTCGAAGCTCGTCGACACGCTCGCGCCCGCTGTGCCCGAGGAGCCGGACGACCTCGAGCCGATCGACCGCTGGCTGCTCGCCGAACTCGACGCCACTGTCGCGGAACTTACCGACCAACTCGAAGACTACGAGTTCGCAAAGGCCCGCGACCGCCTGCGAACGTTCTTCTGGAACACGTTCTGTGATGACTACTTAGAGATCGCAAAGACCCGCGAGGACAGTCCGTCGACGCAGTACACACTGCGGACGGCCCACCGGACGTTCCTCGAGCTGTGGGCACCGTTTTTACCACACATCACGGAGGAAATCTGGCAGGCCGTCTATGCGACCGACGGTGCGCTGGACCACTCGAGCATCCACACCCGCGAGTGGCCCACGCCGCAGGGCTACGAGGCCGACCTCGAGGCTGGCGAGACGGCGATAGAGGTCATCTCCGCGCTCCGTCGCTACAAGAGCGAACAACAGTTGCCGCTGAACGCCGACCTCGAGGCCGTCTCGGTGTTCGGCCCCGTCGACGGCTTCGAGGACGCCATTCAGAACGTGATGCACGTCCAGGAGCTAACGGTGCTCGAGGACGAACCCGAAATCGAGACGGCAGTCGCCTCGATCGACCTCGAGTACGCGACGCTCGGGCCGAAATTCGGCGCGAAAGTCGGCGAAATCGACGCCGGAATCGACAGCGGTGAGTACGAAATCGACGACGAAGCCAGCGTGCTCAGGGTCGCCGGCGAGGAACTCGAGGACGAGCTGTTCGACGTCGAACTCGAGCGAACCTACTCGGGTGACGGCGAGATGATCGAAACCGAGTCGGCGGTCGTCATCCTCAAAGACGACTGA
- a CDS encoding DUF1405 domain-containing protein, which produces MASSSGLPARDPLPRYLAPLPKTLEAFGLRFAWLIVAINLVGTAFGFWYYSAQFARTPVVMWPWVPDSPMATLFIALAIAAWKLGYELPWLTALAFFGNVILGLWTPYTLLVFSEQYSYLHPLMYQFLFWSHLAMVVQAYVLHRITDFPVWGVAVAVVWYTSNLIVDYFIPIVGEPHHTAIPVSRDEPMFLGADALGVIAAGEVTFTLLACFLALATRVKKIEAHARTPSSGR; this is translated from the coding sequence ATGGCATCCTCGAGCGGACTTCCCGCCCGTGATCCGCTCCCGCGGTATCTCGCCCCGCTGCCGAAGACGCTCGAGGCGTTCGGCCTTCGGTTCGCCTGGCTGATCGTCGCGATCAACCTCGTCGGGACCGCGTTTGGCTTCTGGTACTACTCGGCACAGTTCGCGCGGACGCCCGTAGTGATGTGGCCGTGGGTCCCCGACAGTCCGATGGCGACGCTGTTTATCGCGCTCGCGATCGCCGCCTGGAAACTCGGCTACGAACTCCCGTGGCTGACCGCACTCGCGTTCTTCGGAAACGTCATCCTTGGCCTGTGGACGCCCTACACCTTGCTCGTCTTCTCCGAACAGTACAGCTACCTGCATCCGCTGATGTACCAGTTCCTCTTCTGGAGCCACCTCGCGATGGTCGTCCAGGCGTACGTCCTCCACCGAATCACCGACTTTCCCGTCTGGGGGGTTGCCGTCGCGGTCGTCTGGTACACCAGCAACCTGATCGTCGACTACTTCATCCCCATCGTCGGCGAGCCTCACCACACGGCCATCCCAGTCTCACGTGACGAACCGATGTTCCTCGGTGCGGACGCACTCGGCGTCATCGCTGCCGGCGAAGTGACGTTCACGCTCCTCGCGTGCTTTCTGGCACTCGCCACACGGGTCAAAAAGATCGAAGCCCACGCACGAACACCCTCGAGTGGGAGGTAG
- a CDS encoding methyl-accepting chemotaxis protein, producing MFNLSRTGGDGTKTDSDSKAGSAAGESTGGHGDESIDALEMIDGVGTERLIEYVIDAMDVPVALLDDDGSISAHNDRLEVFFECDGDAVDGNQLTSLFDGDADELTAEARRTGEAIRDTEEQVVVDGQKRVVRRSAVPFHTEDGSYVGGLELVRDVTDEVREREQVDALEAYQREVADDFRASLTALAAGDLTVDPTIPEPDAEFDELEAVYEEYGAMAADLETAFENLQEVIAAVRTLTDQLVETSDDLHATSEEVAASIQQIGTSSERLAQGTDELTVKATDATESVSDLSASIEEVTATMDGIDTIADEAASLARDGRDEGRAAVGEIRTAVESTDRITDDVEALESKVGRVNEIVDVIADIANQTNLLALNASIEAANAGATGNGFAVVADEVKSLAEESQESADEIERIIEDVQNRTTAVVDGIGEMSEDVIEGADAAESVVERLEEIDRAIEDTSTSTAEVSHTVESQAKNVQAVSVIADETSSLSEEFHASVQQIAAGVEEQSAAMDGIADSVEGLTLTVEDTHDVLDRFKLERDESAELAATDVQIDDVAVETAAVDTQRSTTNSDGIGGD from the coding sequence ATGTTCAACCTATCCCGAACGGGTGGCGACGGGACGAAGACCGACTCCGATTCGAAAGCCGGGTCGGCCGCTGGTGAATCCACGGGGGGTCACGGCGACGAGTCGATCGATGCGCTCGAGATGATCGACGGCGTAGGGACAGAACGACTGATTGAATACGTCATCGACGCGATGGACGTGCCGGTCGCGCTGCTCGACGACGACGGGTCGATATCAGCGCACAACGACCGGCTCGAGGTGTTTTTCGAGTGTGACGGAGACGCGGTCGACGGGAACCAGCTCACGTCGCTGTTCGATGGCGACGCCGACGAGCTAACCGCCGAGGCTCGTCGGACGGGCGAGGCGATCAGGGACACGGAAGAACAGGTCGTCGTTGACGGGCAAAAACGGGTCGTCCGCCGAAGCGCCGTCCCCTTTCATACCGAGGACGGCTCGTACGTCGGCGGCCTCGAACTCGTCCGCGACGTCACCGACGAGGTCCGTGAACGCGAGCAGGTCGACGCACTCGAGGCGTATCAACGCGAGGTCGCCGACGACTTCCGGGCGTCACTGACTGCCCTCGCGGCCGGAGACCTCACCGTCGATCCGACGATTCCCGAACCCGACGCCGAGTTCGACGAACTCGAGGCCGTGTACGAGGAGTACGGGGCAATGGCCGCCGATCTGGAGACGGCGTTCGAGAACCTTCAGGAAGTGATTGCCGCCGTTCGAACCCTCACAGATCAGTTAGTCGAAACCAGTGACGACCTCCACGCTACCAGCGAGGAAGTCGCCGCGTCGATCCAGCAGATCGGCACCTCGAGCGAACGATTGGCCCAGGGGACCGACGAGCTGACGGTGAAGGCGACCGACGCAACCGAGAGCGTCTCTGACCTGTCGGCGTCGATCGAAGAGGTCACGGCGACGATGGACGGGATCGACACGATCGCCGACGAGGCGGCATCGCTCGCCCGCGACGGCCGCGACGAGGGGCGGGCTGCCGTCGGTGAGATCCGAACCGCCGTCGAATCGACCGATCGTATCACCGACGACGTCGAAGCCCTCGAGTCCAAAGTGGGTCGGGTAAACGAGATCGTCGACGTCATCGCGGATATCGCAAACCAGACGAACTTGCTGGCGCTCAACGCCTCGATCGAGGCGGCAAATGCGGGCGCGACGGGCAACGGCTTTGCGGTCGTCGCAGACGAGGTCAAGAGCCTGGCCGAGGAGTCCCAGGAGTCCGCCGACGAGATCGAGCGGATCATCGAGGACGTTCAAAACCGAACCACTGCCGTCGTCGACGGCATCGGCGAAATGAGCGAGGACGTCATCGAGGGTGCCGATGCGGCCGAGTCGGTCGTCGAGCGACTCGAGGAAATCGACCGGGCGATCGAAGACACCAGCACGAGTACAGCAGAGGTGAGCCACACCGTCGAATCTCAAGCCAAGAACGTTCAGGCGGTGTCCGTCATCGCCGACGAAACCTCCTCGCTCAGCGAGGAGTTCCACGCCTCCGTCCAGCAGATCGCTGCAGGCGTCGAAGAGCAGTCCGCGGCGATGGACGGCATCGCCGACTCGGTCGAAGGGCTCACCCTGACCGTCGAGGATACCCACGACGTGCTCGATCGATTCAAACTCGAGCGCGACGAGTCCGCCGAGTTGGCCGCTACTGACGTCCAGATCGACGACGTCGCCGTCGAAACGGCAGCCGTCGACACCCAGAGATCGACGACGAACTCGGATGGGATCGGCGGCGACTGA